A window of Mixophyes fleayi isolate aMixFle1 chromosome 10, aMixFle1.hap1, whole genome shotgun sequence contains these coding sequences:
- the DRC4 gene encoding dynein regulatory complex subunit 4, translated as MPPKKKKGEKKKSAKSKKSAGLVDGLATEEMSKEQLEDHIGRLREELDREREERNYFQLERDKIHTFWEITRRQLEEKKSELRNKDREMEEAEERHQVEIKVYKQKVKHLLYEHQNNISEMKAEGSIAMKLAQKEHYGQESFLRKDMRVLQVEIKEQELANEMVVKNLKMKQDEETTRLRNDFERQVKEIENKYEKKMRVLRDELELRRKTEIHEIEERKNGQINTLMKNHEKAFSDIKNYYNDITLNNLALINSLKEQMEEMRKKEDRLEKEMADLQLQNRRLTEPLQKARDDVAELTRQLANYEKDKVSLASTKARLKSTEKELNDLKWEHEVLEQRFQKVQDERDELYRKFTAAIQEVQQKSGFKNLLLERKLQALGEVLEKKEAQLNEVLAASNLDPTALSAVTSKLEDVLDSKNNAIKDLQYELARVCKAHNDLLRTYEAKMRAFGIPVDELGFKPLESLVPGQTFGQGPAGLVSAST; from the exons ATG ccacccaaaaagaagaagggggagaagaaaaagTCAGCCAAGAGTAAAAAGAGCGCGGGGTTGGTGGATGGACTGGCTACAGAAGAAATGAGCAAAGAGCAG CTGGAGGACCACATAGGGCGTCTGCGGGAGGAGCTGGACcgagagagggaggagaggaactACTTCCAGCTGGAGCGGGACAAGATTCACACCTTCTGGGAGATCACCCGGCGTCAGCTGGAAGAGAAGAAATCTGAGCTGCGCAACAAGGACCGAGAGATGGAGGAGGCTGAGGAGCGGCATCAGGTGGAAATCAAG GTGTATAAGCAGAAAGTGAAACATCTGCTATACGAGCACCAGAACAACATCTCGGAAATGAAGGCGGAGGGCAGTATCGCTATGAAGCTGGCGCAGAAAGAACATTATGGTCAAGAGAGCTTTCTGCGTAAAGACATGCGTGTGCTGCAGGTGGAGATCAAAGAGCAGGAACTGGCCAATGAGATGGTGGTGAAGAACCTCAAGATG AAACAAGATGAAGAGACCACACGCCTGAGGAATGACTTTGAGAGACAAGTAAAAG AGATTGAGAACAAGTATGAGAAGAAGATGCGCGTTCTGCGAGATGAACTAGAGCTGCGCAGGAAGACTGAGATCCATGAGATTGAGGAGAGGAAGAATGGACAGATCAACACCCTGATGAAGAACCACGAGAAGGCCTTCAGTGACATCAAGAACTATTATAATGACATCACACTCAATAACCTGGCTCTGATCAACTCACTAAAG GAGCAGATGGAGGAGATGCGGAAAAAGGAAGACCGGTTGGAGAAAGAAATGGCCGACCTCCAGCTGCAGAACCGACGACTGACTGAACCCCTACAGAAGGCTCGGGACGATGTGGCTGAACTCACCAGACAACTAGCCAATTATGAAAAGGACAAGGTGTCTCTGGCT AGTACAAAAGCCCGTCTGAAATCAACAGAGAAAGAGCTAAATGACCTGAAATGGGAACATGaggtgttggagcaaagattCCAAAAG GTCCAGGATGAACGAGACGAACTGTATAGGAAATTCACAGCCGCCATCCAGGAGGTCCAGCAGAAGAGCGGCTTTAAGAACCTGCTGCTAGAGAGGAAGCTGCAGGCTTTAGGAGAGGTTCTAGAGAAGAAGGAAGCACAACTCAATGAGGTCCTCGCTGCCTCAAACCTCGACCCCACCGCCCTCTCTGCTGTCACTAGCAAACTAGAG GATGTGTTAGACTCCAAGAACAACGCCATTAAGGACTTGCAGTATGAGCTGGCCCGAGTGTGCAAG GCGCACAACGACCTGCTCCGGACCTACGAGGCCAAGATGCGGGCATTTGGCATCCCAGTGGATGAGCTGGGATTTAAACCTCTGGAGAGTTTGGTTCCCGGACAGACCTTTGGACAAGGCCCAGCTGGATTAGTATCAGCCAGCACTTAA
- the LOC142104427 gene encoding 5-hydroxyisourate hydrolase-like isoform X1 — MSRHRLRLIQQHLQGTQEMHGGSESLLTTHVLNSAQGVPAKGVTLTLSKFDASHAKWLQMSRSVTNEDGRCPGLLRGEPLTAGTFQLRFDTGDYWKNMQQESFYPYVEIVFTVTDPKQKHHVPLLLSPFSYTTYRGS, encoded by the exons ATGAGCAGACACCGACTGCGGCTCATCCAGCAGCACCTACAAGGAACACAG GAAATGCATGGGGGCAGCGAGAGCCTGCTGACCACACATGTCCTAAATTCAGCTCAGGGGGTCCCGGCCAAAGGCGTAACGCTTACCCTGTCCAAGTTTGATGCCAGCCATGCCAAATGGCTGCAGATGAGCAGAAG CGTCACTAACGAGGACGGCCGCTGCCCCGGGCTCCTGCGTGGGGAACCTCTCACTGCCGGGACTTTCCAGCTACGCTTTGATACTGGGGACTACTGGAAGAATATGCAACAAGAGAGTTTTTACCCTTATGTAGAG ATTGTTTTCACCGTCACAGACCCAAAACAGAAGCACCATGTACCTCTTCTTCTCAGTCCATTTTCCTACACCACCTACAGAGGGAGCTAA
- the LOC142104427 gene encoding 5-hydroxyisourate hydrolase-like isoform X2, with protein sequence MHGGSESLLTTHVLNSAQGVPAKGVTLTLSKFDASHAKWLQMSRSVTNEDGRCPGLLRGEPLTAGTFQLRFDTGDYWKNMQQESFYPYVEIVFTVTDPKQKHHVPLLLSPFSYTTYRGS encoded by the exons ATGCATGGGGGCAGCGAGAGCCTGCTGACCACACATGTCCTAAATTCAGCTCAGGGGGTCCCGGCCAAAGGCGTAACGCTTACCCTGTCCAAGTTTGATGCCAGCCATGCCAAATGGCTGCAGATGAGCAGAAG CGTCACTAACGAGGACGGCCGCTGCCCCGGGCTCCTGCGTGGGGAACCTCTCACTGCCGGGACTTTCCAGCTACGCTTTGATACTGGGGACTACTGGAAGAATATGCAACAAGAGAGTTTTTACCCTTATGTAGAG ATTGTTTTCACCGTCACAGACCCAAAACAGAAGCACCATGTACCTCTTCTTCTCAGTCCATTTTCCTACACCACCTACAGAGGGAGCTAA